GGGGAAGGGAGAGCTCCTACCTCCTCGTAGATGCACCTCAGGAAGTTGATTTCATCTGTCAGAGCTCCCACCTTGGCTTCCAGCTCGACTTTGGTCATGTAGGCACAGTCCACATCCTAAAGGAAAGAGCTCAGTATTGGACCACGGCTTCCTTTCATCGCACAAGAACTGTTGGCTCTTCCTGCTGGGATCTGCCCATCTTGGAGATGAGTCCTTCCCATGTCTTTGCCTCCTGTCCCCCTCACCCTGTCCCTGATGGTGTCTTCCAGACTCACCTTCTTCAGCACCACAAACTCGTTCTCAGCAGCCGTGCGACGGTTGATCTCCTCCTCATACCTGTGGCAGGGGCAGGACAAGGTGAGACTCTGAGACCCCATGTCACTCCACCCGCGGGGTCTCCGCATCAGCTGCGCTCTCCCGGCTGGTCCCTCCCTGTCTGTCCCCGCACTCACTTGGTTTTGAACTCCTCCACGTACTGCCTCATGTTCTGCAGCTCCGATTCCAGCTGGCcccgctgccccagcagagaGTCCAGCCTCCTCCGCAAGTTCTGGATGTAATTCTCAAAGATCATATCCAGGTTCTTCCTCGGCCCTGATggcccttgctgctggagcagctcccactTGGTGGAGAGCACCTtgttctgctgctccaggaatCGGACCTACAGCCAACAAAGGGTGTGTGAGACATTCACCAGAGAAACATCCCACTCCCAGGGGATTTGCGAGGCCAGGGAATCATTCCCCATCTATGTCTCATTCAGGCATTCAAGCTCCTGAAGTGCCTGAGAAgtgttatttaatttatttgttatTAGACAATCAAGTTTTGAGTCATTCTGAACTTCTCCCTTGGGGACAAAGCAGTGTTCCCAGTAGAAAACATCATCCCAATTTTCCTTAGCATCAGGGTTCGGCTTTGCCATCATCTTTCCCGCACTGAAGTCAAGAAAGATGAAATTTTTATTCCCTAACTGCCCATGCATTCTCTTTGGAGGTATTCTCTATTTCTTTggcttttatttgaaattaaaataatccaaGAGTATTGGAAAGGGGTTTAATGCTCTGCAGTTTCTAGAATCAGGCTTTGAGAAGAAAGTTTCATCAAAAAGCAAATCCCAGCAATGAGAACTCTTAGGATAATTAAATTTACAATGATGACTTTGCCCTGGATCACCCAAAAGGAGGCTGCAGAAGTGCCTTGGCAAGACAATCCCCAGAATACCCTGCAGATGTTCCCTTTAATCTTCCATTAGCACAAAACCTCCTCTATTGTCCAGCATTACTTCTTAAGTAAACCTGACTAATTACAATTTGATGCTGAGGCATTGGTCTGACAACTCCAACAACTGTTGGTCGGTGAAAAATTTCCCAGTCCATGCCCCAAGGAAGTTGTTTGAcattccacctccaaaaaaaaaacccatcctgAACTCTCACCTTGTCGATGAAGGAGGCAAACTGGTTGTTCAGGGTCTTGATCTGCTCCTTCTCCTGGTTTTTGACTTGCTGGATCTGGGGATCGATCTCAACGTGGACTGGACGCAGGAGGCTGGGGTCAACTTGCACCGGCTGGATGCCTCCAGGGAAGCCTGGACCACCAAAGCCACCCATTCCACCCATTCCCCCACCGCTCATTCCACCACCAAAGCCACCCATTCCTGCCCCACCACCCATTCCACCACCAAAGCCACCCATTCCCATTCCTCCAACACCCATTCCACCACCACCCATCCCTCCACAGCTCATTCCTCCACCAAAGCCACCCATCCTGCCTCCGTATCCACCACCACCATAACATCCGCCCATGGCAATCCTTCTGCTGCCCCCCATGCTGTGGAGGCTCCGGCTACTGAACCCCCCACAGTGTCCTCCTCCGCCTCCTCCCCGGGATGAGGAGTACGAGCTGTAGCTGATCTTGCTCCGGCCACCACCACCTCCAAATCCACCAccaacagcagagcaggagctgaaccCCTTTCTCCCCCCGACTCCAAAGCTCCTGCAGACAGACTGACGAGACATGGCTGGTTTTTTCCAAGTGAAATCAAAATCCAGGAGAGCAGAAAGACCAACAGAGTTGATGAGGGCGGAAAGAAGTCTGCAGAGTCCTCTCTGGCTG
This genomic window from Anomalospiza imberbis isolate Cuckoo-Finch-1a 21T00152 chromosome 22, ASM3175350v1, whole genome shotgun sequence contains:
- the LOC137487120 gene encoding keratin, type II cytoskeletal 5-like, giving the protein MSRQSVCRSFGVGGRKGFSSCSAVGGGFGGGGGRSKISYSSYSSSRGGGGGGHCGGFSSRSLHSMGGSRRIAMGGCYGGGGYGGRMGGFGGGMSCGGMGGGGMGVGGMGMGGFGGGMGGGAGMGGFGGGMSGGGMGGMGGFGGPGFPGGIQPVQVDPSLLRPVHVEIDPQIQQVKNQEKEQIKTLNNQFASFIDKVRFLEQQNKVLSTKWELLQQQGPSGPRKNLDMIFENYIQNLRRRLDSLLGQRGQLESELQNMRQYVEEFKTKYEEEINRRTAAENEFVVLKKDVDCAYMTKVELEAKVGALTDEINFLRCIYEEELSQMQTISRDLSVVVSMDNNRHLDLDSIIEEVRRQYEQIAQSSRAEAEAWYQSRYEELQNTAGKHGDSLRNTKIEIQELSRNVQRLRAEIENVKKQNQQLQSAIAEAEERGEMAIKDARRKLEELECALSKDKEELARLLKEYQELLNVKIALDVEIAMYRKLLEGEENRLCNDSMSNVNVSVVGRTTVSGGRGGMGGGFGGSGMGGGFGGGSCGMGGGFGGGSGMGGGMGGGGICGVGSSFGGGSMGGSCGMGGGMYGGGFSSGSGRMCGSGGGSSSVRRCVTTTSVKSSGVRF